One Exiguobacterium sp. BMC-KP genomic window, AAATATGATGCAGTCGTTGCGACTTCACATAATTCACGTATCAATGAAAGAGAGCAGATCGAAGAATTTATTCGAATGAAAGTGGATGCAATCTTCGTTACCACACTTGACGATGTTTACATCGCTGAATCGTTGGAAAAAGCTGCTAAAGAAAACATCCCTGTTTTTGCTATCGATCGCTTGATTCATTCCGATGCAGTCGTCAGTTCGATTACTTCAAATAATCAATTGATCGGCGAACAACTCGCATCTTTCATCAAACATGAACGCATCAAACAAACAGGGCAGGCAACCGCCAACATCATTGAAGTCGCAGGTACGACAAACGTCAATACAACGAATGAACGGCACAGGGGATTCATGACGGGTCTTGAGCGGGAGCCGAATCTAAAAATCGTTGAATCAGTCAACGGGGATTACGATCCCGTCACTTCGGAACGGGTAATGACACAGGTCATTGAGTCAGGTATTTCGTTTGACGCTGTATATTGTCACAATGATGATATTGCACTCGGTGTTCTTGAAGCATTGAAAAAAGCAGGCATTAAAGGAAAAATAGTTGTCGGCATTGACGGGAATCGTGCTATATTAGAAGCTGTTGACATGAAATCGATGGATGCGACGGTCGTCCAGAGTGCTGATGAGATGATGAAAGTCGCCTTCAGTGCATTGAAGCTTCATACGAAAAACAAAAAGATTCCAACTCGTTTTTATACGTACTCCTATCTGTATGACGGTAGTAGACCCATAACCATGTTGAACTAATCGAGAGGCAGATGCCTCAGCAAATAAGGAAAGGACGGTGTCAATTCATGAATGGATTCAGCCATTATCAATTACACCCGTTCGTCATCGAAGCACTCGATGACGCCCGCATCACAAAACCGACCGATATCCAGTCACGGATTATCCCAGCTGCATTAAAGGGACGTGACATTATCGGTCAATCACAAACCGGAACAGGAAAAACGTTATCGTTTCTTCTTCCAATCGTTCAGAACGTTGATCCAAAGCTTCAAGAATTACAAGCGATTATTGTTGCGCCAACACGTGAACTCGCTTGGCAAATTCATGAGGAATTGAAATCATTACTCGTCAAGGAACCAGACTTCATCAAAACAAGTCTTATTACAGGTGGAATGGACCGCGAACGCCAAATTGGTCGTGTAAAAGTTTCACCACAAATCGTTATCGGGACACCGGGACGAATTTTAGATTTGTTTAAAGAACAAGCATTGAAGCCGCATTTCGTGAAGCACTACATCATCGATGAAGCGGATCAAATGCTCGATATGGGCTTCTTGCCGGAAGTTGACCGGATTGCTCAAGCTCTTCCTGAACAGCTTCAGATGATGGTCTTCTCAGCAACGATTCCTGAGAAATTGCAACCGTTTTTGAAAAAGTACATGAACAACCCGCGTTACGCTCATGTGGATCCAAAACAACAGACAGCGAAAAAAATCGTTCATCATACGATTCCAGTCAAGCACCGTGAACGTTCAGAACTAACATTGAAAGTCGCGAAAGCACTAAATCCGTATATCTGTCTAATCTTTACGAACACAAAAGCAGAAGCAATCGAAGTCGAAGCTTTGTTCTTAGAAGCAGGATTGAACGTTGGTTCTCTTCACGGAGATCTTCCGGCTCGTCGTCGTAAACAAGCAATCAAAGAAATTAATGATGCGAAGTATCAATATGTCATCGTGACGGACCTTGCTGCACGTGGAATTGATATTTCAGGTGTCTCACACGTCATCAACCACGGTATTCCGAAAGATTTAGACTTCTACGTCCACCGTGTCGGTCGGACAGGTCGTGTCGATCAGGATGGATTGGCATATACACTGTTTGAAGATCACGAGAACGGTATGATCAATCGTTTAGAAGACCGTGGCATTCAATTCACGAATGTTGACGTCAAAGGGACTCAAATAATGGAAGTTAAAGAACGTCGCCGTGCGAAACCGCATATGAAGACTGCTGTCTCGAAGACAGCGCATAGTCGTCTGTCTGGTGAAGCAGCAAAAGCGAAAAAACGCGTTAAACCAGGTTATAAGAAGAAACATCAATATAAGTTAAAAGAAACAGCAAAACGTGAACGCATCAAAGAACAACGTGGTGTCGGTCGCGCGCAACGTAAAGAAAACGCACGTAAATCAAAATAACATCGTCGATGACACCCGTGAAATGAAAAAACATTTTTCGGGTGTCTTGTCGTTTTCAAGATTTGGTACACTGATAAAAGAGAAAGGTGGAATAAGATATGAAAATAGGTTCACACGTCTCCGTTTCGGGGAAAAAAATGCTGTTAGGTGCAAGTGAGGAAGCAGCTTCTTATGGTGCAACGACAATGATGGTCTATACAGGAGCTCCTCAAAACACACGCCGTAAGCCGATGGAGGAGTTGCGGATTCCGGAAGCACTTCAACATATGAGTGCGAACGGAATTGAAGAAATCGTCGTACACGCGCCGTATATCATCAACTTAGGAAATACGACGAAACCAGAAACGTTCGAACTAGCGGTTTCGTTTTTAGCAGCTGAGATCAAACGAGCGGAAGCCTTAGAAAAAGCGCAGCATATCGTGTTACATCCAGGAGCTCACGTAGGTGCTGGAGAAGATGTTGGAATCAAACGCATCATTGAAGGACTCAATGAGGTATTGACTGGTGAAGAGAAGGTCAAGATTGCGCTTGAGACGATGGCTGGAAAAGGTTCTGAGATTGGAAAGACATTCGAGGAGCTTGCTCAAATTATCGAAGGTGTCACGCATCAAGATCGTCTATCTGTTTGTCTCGATACCTGTCACATTCATGATGCAGGATATGACATCGTGCATGACTTAGATGGTGTCCTCGAACAATTTGACCGGATCGTCGGACTTGATCGCCTTGGTGTCATTCACGTAAACGACTCGAAGAATGTCCGCGGCGCACGGAAGGACCGTCATGAAAACATCGGATTTGGTGAGATTGGATTTGATACATTACACCGTGTCGTACATCATCCTGCACTTGCCCATTTGCCAAAAATTTTAGAAACACCTTATATTGGTCTCGATCCAAAGAAAAAAGTCGCGCCATATAAAGAAGAAATCGATATGCTACGTTCTGGTGCGTTTGATGCGGATTGGCGTTTACCGATTCTAGGTGCACCGGCCGAATAAACTCATAAAGGGGTGTCTGTGATGTGTCATATCCTCGTCGTCGATGAGACAAGTTTCGCGATACGACAAGCTGTTGTCCACTATTATGAAACAAAGGAACCGTTTTACTTGCCGGGAGAACTGGCAGAGGGAGAAGAGGTGTTTCTTGCGACGAACGATGGAATCATTGCGTATGCAGAAGCCTTGTTTACGGAGTACACGACACGTCCAGAAGATCCGTTTTGGTTGACGGCTGCTGACGATTCAGAAGGATCATATGTGTGCCTTGACCTCATTAGTGTGGATTTACGTCATCCTTTACTCGGACGACCACTCAATCAACTTAATCTTAAATCAGGATCTGTAGAAGGGGTGTTTCGGACACGTCTGCTCGATTCGTGGCAGTATGGTTATTTTGAAACGGATGTTTTGACACTTGAACAAGCAAAACAACGTCGGAACGAGCGATTCAAGGAACGGAATCATCTAGAACAAGTGGCGGATCAATGCATTCATTGTGAAGAGACGCGACAGTCGTTACTCGAATGGCATTTGACACCAGAAGGATATCAGACCGTTTGTCCGACGTGTCATCGATGGTTGCATCAACAAATGCTACATGCGGTGGATACCGCTGCAGCGACGGAAGAAAATGAATAGAAGCTCTGCTTTTTCCTGATCTCGTTCAGGAAAAAGCAGAGCTTTTTTATTGAGACGTGCACATTGAAGTGATTCATTTGTTGAATTCCTATGTAACTGAGGAATCGATGGTGTTATAATCAGGAATGATAATTGTTATCAATGAATGGAAAGATAAATGGGGGAGCAGCTATGCTGGATTTAGCTACGGTTCCAATGAACCAACCTGTCGTAATGACCAATATGAATCAAATCGACGATCGATTGCGTCGGCGACTACTTGCGCTTGGTTTTTATGAAGGATGTCCAATCATCGTTCGACGAAAAGCCATATTTCAAGGTCCTATGACAATCGAACAGCAGGATCATCACCAAATGGTTGCTATCCGTCGGAGTGATGCGAAACGAATTGAGGTGTATATGCCATGACGACGCAACGCATTGCCTTGCTCGGAAATCCGAATACCGGAAAAACGTCTTTGTTCAATCGGCTGACGAATTCCTATGCACACGTCGGTAACTGGTCAGGTGTCACGGTGGATAAAAAAATCGGACAACTTCGAGGAAATCGTGGACAATTGATCGATCTACCTGGTGTGTATGATTTAGATCCATTGTCGGCAGATGAAGCAGTCGTTGCCCGATTTTTAATGGAGGATTCCTTTGACTCCATGATTAATATCATCGATGCTTCACAGCTCGAGCGTAATTTACAATTGACCGCGCAATTACTTGAAATCGGGAAGCCGCTGCAAATTGGTCTAAATATGATGGATGTAGCGGATCATCGCGGAATGAAAGTTGATCCAGTGCGGTTAGCAAACGTCTTACAAGTCGATGTTTTTCCGATCGTTGCTCGAACAGGTGACGGATGTGATGTATTATTGTCTTCCTTACAACAAAAACCACAGCCATTCCTTCATATCGACTATGGTTCTGACACCGAACAGGCGATTGAGGATATCCTCGAAATCGTCGACATGCCAGAAATTGAACGATGGATGGCTGTTCAATATTTAGCGGGAAATCGAGTTTTTGTAGACGTGCTCGAACAACGGACACCACAGATTGCGGTGATTCGTAAACAGTTAGAACAACAATTAGGTCGGTTCGTTCATGCCCACATCACAGAATGTCGCCGGCACTGGGCGGTGGCGACGAGAGCTGCTGTTGTCACAGAAGAACAGTCGGCAAAAACGAACTGGACAGAGCGGATTGACGCTATCGTCACACATCCAGTCTTAGGATTACCGATCTTCTTTGCAATTCTCTATCTCTTGTTTCATGTGACATTTAACTGGATTGGGTCTCCGATGTCGGACTTATTAGATGGATTCATCGCTGGACCATTGTCAAAAGGTCTTGTCAGTCTGTTGAGTACGCTTGGTGCATCACAGTTCATTCAAGATTTGCTTGTTGAAGGCGTAGTTGCTGGAGTCGGCGGTGTTCTTGTGTTCGTCCCACAAATCTTCGTCCTTTTCTTCTTCATTTCGTTTTTAGAGGACTCTGGTTATATGGCACGTGTCGCAATCGTCATGGACCGATTCATGCAAATGGTCGGCTTGAATGGGAAAAGTTTTATTCCAATGATCATTGGGTTCGGTTGTAATGTACCAGGAATCATGGCAGCACGTTCAGTAGAAGAAGAGCGAGAGCGCTTAGTGACGATCTTCATCTCACCGTTTATGTCTTGTTCCGCTCGCTTACCCATTTACGCTGTCTTTGCGGGTAGCTTCTTTGCTACGAATCAGGCACTGGTTGTCTTGTCGCTCTATATCCTTGGGATTGTATTGGCACTGATTGCAGCAAAGGTTTTTTCGAAAGTCTTAGCAGCAGAAGATGCAACAAGCTTGTTCTTAGTGGAACAACCTCCTTACCGGATTCCACAAGGCTTAACCTTATGGCGGAGTACATGGCAAAAGGGAAAAGGGTTTGTTCGAAAAGCAGGAACGTTCATCTTTGGTGGTTCGGTCGTCATTTGGTTACTTGCTTATACAGGACCAGGTGGATTAGACGTCAATATGAATGATAGTTTCCTAGCGATGATTGGTGGTGTGATTGCGACCGTTCTTGTACCGCTTGGGTTTGGAACATGGCAGGCGGGTGCTGCCCTCATTACCGGGTTTCTCGCGAAGGAAGTCGTCGTCTCAACCATGGCCATCATATACGCTGTCAATGAATCGGAGCTTGGTCGGCATATCGCGCAACAGTTCACACCACTCAGTGCGTATAGTTTCATGGTTTTCGTCTTACTCTATGTACCGTGCTTAGCGACTGTCGCTGTCATCCGACGCGAAGTCGGGAGCGCGAAATGGACGTGGATTGCTAGCTTATATGGCTTATTCGTTGCCTATGGGGTAGCGTTCATCATTTATCAAACAGGGCATTGGTTGGGATTCGCTTAAGGGGGGAGAACAGATGCATTTCATTGATATACTTATCGGACTGATCGTATTCGGATATGCTGGATTTTCACTTATTCGCTTTACGAAAAAAGCGAAAAAAGGGAAATGTGCGACGTGTGAAGTAGAGCCGACATGCGAGACAGCATGCGATGAGGTCAACTGGGATCGTGTGATCGCAGAAGCCTTAAAAAAATAATCAAAAACCGTTCTCTTTCTGCATGAAGCAGTCAGAGAACGGTTTTCCTTTGGATTAGAAAAAACGTTCCACGAGAAATAGATAAATTTTCATCCCGAGAAATACACCAAAAATCCCGACGATGGCTGGGAAAACAGGTGGGGCAGGAATCGGTAATTTCAGTGCGGTGAAAACGACGCCGCAGATAACGCCTGCTAGAAGAGATAATAAGATTTGCTGAAGCATACATGCCGTCCTTTCTGCTGTAAATCAGCATTTGAAGTAAAATACATATTAAAACATGACAAAAGTCATTTGGCATTTTGATCCAGAATGATTTTATCATCCTTCTTTTCGATTGTGATCCATTTTTGCGTCAATGGTGCTGCAAAACTTGGCTTCTGTTTTAGTTTGCTACTTGTATAGTCTTGAATCAGCAACTGTGATTCACAGCTCTGTTTTCCATCCTTCACGTAATGATAGGATCCGTCCGCTGCTTGTTCACGCGACTTGACGTTATCAGCAAGGGCGATTGCGAGACAATCTTTTAGATACTCTTTATGTTCTTCATCCATGATTGGGAACAAAATTTCAATCCGTTTTCGCATATTGCGTGTCATCCAGTCAGCGCTCGACCCATACATCAAATCCTGTCCGTTATGGTGGAAGTAAAAGATGCGCGAGTGCTCCAAATAACGATCGACGATTGAGATGACGCGAATGTTTTCTGAAACATCTGGAATACCAGGACGGAGACAACAGACACCACGAACGATAAGCTCAATTTTTACGCCAGCACGAGATGCCTTGTAAAGACGTAAAATGATGTCCTTCTCCGTTAAGCTATTCATTTTCGCAACGATGCGACCGTTTCCGTGTTTTTTATGATGATGAATCTCTTCATCAATCAAGGATAAAAATTTCTCAAGCATCGCATTTGGAGAAGTTTGAATGACATTCCATTCCGGTTGTTCTCCGTATCCAGATAACCAATTAAAAAAATTCGTCGCATCTTCGGCAATCTCTTCCCGAGCAGTTAATAATCCAACATCTGTATACAACTTAGCAGTTGAATCATTATAGTTACCGGTACCAAGGTGGACGAAGCGCTGAATCTTATCTTCGTGCAATCGGACGACGAGCGTAATCTTTGAGTGTGTCTTTAAATCACTGTATCCGTAAATGACATGGGCACCGACCTTTTCCAATTGTTTCGCCCATTCGATGTTTTTCGCCTCATCAAATCGTGCCTTAAGTTCAACGAGAACAGTAACTTGTTTGCCGTTTTCTGCTGCTGTTTTCAAGGCTTTAATAATCGGTGAGTCACCGGAAACACGGTACAATGTTTGTTTGATGGCAAGGACATTCGGGTCATTCGCTGCTTGGACGATAAACCGGACGATTGGATCAAACGTATGGTAAGGGTGATGAAGCAGATAGTCACGTTCTAGTAATTGATTGAACAGATTTTTTGAACTATCAAGTGCTGGTGGATCGACTGGCATGATGGTCTGATAAATCAAATGATCATATTCAATTCCGATTTGACTGTAGAAGGCAAAGGAGAACGTCAAATCGATTGGACCATCAACAGCAAAAATGTCGCGCTCCTGTAGATCAAGCACATCCCGTAACATATTTAGCAATTCGGTATTGATGGCCGCTTTTTGGACTTCGAGGCGAATCCCAACGCCCCAACGTCGTTTTTTTAATTCCTTTTCAATCAACTTCAATAAATCGTGCGTTCCTTCCTCGTGAAACGGAAGGTCGGCATTACGGGTGATCCGAAACGGCATGGCAGATAAGACACGATAACCTTTAAATAAACTGTCGATGAACGCGATAATGACGTCTTCAAGCAGGATGACAGCAGTTGTCTCTTCATCTTCAACCGGCAGATCAACGAACCGTGGCAACACACCCGGAACTTGTACAAGTGCTAAATTTCGTCTCGTCCCATCTTCTGCTTCAAGAACCGTTGCGATGTTGAGTGACTTTGAAGAAAGCATCGGGAACGGGCGATAGGCATCGACAGCAACAGGTGTGAGAACAGGAAAGACCTGTTCTCGGAAAAAAGATTTCACATACGTTGTCTGTTCCGAAGTGAGAGCGTCATATTTCAAGAATGTAATGCCCTCGTCTGCTAACGTCTGATTGATCGCCTGGAACGCTTCGTATTGTCGATCGACGAGTTCTTTCGTTTTCGTAGCAATTGCTCGTAATTGTTGTTTTGGTGTCATCTGTTGTTTGTTTTCTGGTTTATTGAATCCGGCAAGTACTTCGTCCTTCAAGCCTCCTACGCGAACCATATAGAATTCGTCTAAATTAGAGCTGAAGATTCCGAGAAACTTAAAGCGCTCCATCAACGGATTTCGGGTATCAAAGGCTTCGTCTAGTACACGTTTATTAAATTGAAGCCAGCTGAGCTCACGATTATTGAAATGCTCTGGTATGTCGAGTTTCATGAAGGAAGATCTCCTTTCGTTTCGAAAGTAATCGTCTGATCAATGATTCGCTCTAGGTGCTTCTTTTGTTTTTCAGCTTTTTCGACTTCGAATCCATAATCATGATCACCTGTATCGAGGACGAATCGGAGATGATCCTTCTCAACGAAAAGTTCCAGGTGATCGACGGCTTTTCGCTCCGTCACATCAAGCGCATGACTTAATTTGAGTAAAGAGCCCAGTAAGTCGAAGCGGTCCAGTGTCTTTTCGGTAAACCAGTCCTTAAATGGCTTCGCTAGTTGTTGCATACGTTTTGCTGAAGAATAAGAGCTGACGAGCGACAAGGCAACGCGGTCTTTATGCGTCATGCCGTTTAATTCGGTATTCGTCAAAAGGTAGAACGTCTGGTCCGATCGCGTATCTGGATTAATGTATTGCCCACAATAAAACAAGCGGCTTGCTGAATCGAGTAATCGTAGATCGGACGCACGTTCTGAAATCAGATCTAACGTAACAAGTTGTCGATACATTGACTTTGCAAGCGTACCAATATATGTTGCGCGATCTCGATTGACCTTATAATCGCTCTCAAGTTGATATAGACTCTGTTCACGTACATTCTCGATTCGACGATAGGCTTCATCCTGAACATCGAATTCATAGAGGAGACCTTCGCGAAGACCAAGATTGCTCATGACGAATTCTTCAGCCTCGATATGATGGGATAACTCTTGGATCGCAATGAGTGCAGGAAGAAAAATATCAATTCGATCCTTCGATAGCCCTTCAATTTTCGATAGCTGTTTTGCCGATTTTCCTTCAAGGTCGTCGACCATCTTCGCCAGTTCCTTTGCTTTGATTTGATATTGGTGAACGCTGCGAAGTGGATAGTCCTGATTCGACTGATGAATCCGGACGAAGTTTCGGGCAGAACCACCGACACCGACTAATGGTAGTTTTTTATCACTCAGCCAAGGAATCGATTCGAATTGTTCACGTAAAAATTTCACCAACTTTTTCTTATCACTACCGCTTAGTGTCTCATCCGAAACAAATTGCCGTGTTAAGGTGACAGCGCCAAACGGAAAGCTGTGATAGGCAACCATTTCGCGATTCTCGATTAAGGTGACTTCCATGGAACCACCACCGATATCAACAGAAAAACCATCCGTCAAGAAGGTCGAGTTAATAATGGCAAAGTAGCCATAGTATGCTTCTTGTTCATCTGTTAAAACTTGAATAGAGAAGGGTGTATTGTCCGTAACAGCAGCAACGATTGTTTCACGATTCGTCGCATTACGGATTGCTGCTGTTGCGACACAGATCGTTTCTTCAACTTCATGTGTGACACCGACCTCGTAAAATCGTTTTAACGTTTCTTCGAGTAACCTGATGCCTTCATCGTCGAGTGCTCCATCTTCATTGATATGAGCGGATAATCGAGCGACGACTTTAATATTAATCTTCTCGATGTAACGACCAGAAGCGATCGGATGGAAGATGACATAACGAATCGAGTTGGAACCGATATCGATGACTGCAAGTTCTTGTTTCAAATGACTCCGACTCCTCTCTGCGATGCGTGCATTAAAAGAATTCCCTCTCTGAACAAGCTAAAAACAGCTAGCTTCTTTCTTTATTGTACCTTGATTTTTTTCATAGGAGGATAGGAAGTTGTCAGAGTTGCACCGATAATTAGCGAACGCTATAATAAGACAGTTGATTAAGACGTAATTATTCCGTTTTACGAAAACGGAAGGAGTGAAAATAAATGGAAACACCAATCATCGAGATCGATCAAGTCAGTTATGACTATCCGGATCGTCGAGTTTTGAATCAAGTCTCGTTTCAGGTCCAGCAAGGGCAATTTTTGGCCATCGTAGGGGAAAATGGATCAGGGAAATCGACGCTGATTAAATGTATCTTAGGCTTATTGCAACCGAAAGGAACGATTCGTTTATTCGGACAATCCCAATCGCAATTTAATGAATGGTGGCGAATTAGCTATGTCTCACAAAAAGCGGCATCGTTCAACTCGGGTTTTCCAGTAACTGTCGCAGAAGTCGTCGAAATGGGACTTTACGCAAAAAAAGGACTCTTTCGCCGCTTGTCTCGTGATGATCGAGACAAAGTACGGACTGCCCTGGAAACGGTCGGGATGTGGGAACGTCGGGATTCGAAAGTCGGCGATCTATCTGGTGGACAACAGCAACGGGTCTTCATCGCGCGAGCACTCGTCAATGACCCCGATTTAATGATCTTAGATGAACCAACTGTTGGTGTCGATCAACGATACGTAAAAGAATTCTATGAAATTCTAGAAGAACTCCGTCGGGATAAACGTCGGACATTCGTTCTTGTTACGCACGATATCCACTTCGTCAGTAAACTCGTTACGGATGTGATCCATTTAGTTGATGGACGCTTAGGTTGTAACTGTGGGATTAAAGAATACTGGGAACTGGATGAACAGACGATTCGATCACTCTATCCGGTTCCGGGACGCGTTCTCGTTCATGAAGGGAAGAGTGTCCAATGATTGAAGCATTCATGACCTTAAAGTTTTTACAATATGCCTTAGTGGCTGCTATTCTGATCGGATTTACGGCACCATTGATCGGGTCATTCGTCGTCGTCCGACGAATGAGCTTGATCGCAGACGCGTTGTCGCACGTCACGTTAGCAGGGATTGCGCTCAGTCTATTGATCTCTGGAATGGTCGCGCAACTAGCAGATTTAAATCCACTGTATCTAGGGATCGTCACGTCTGTCATCGCGGCATTGACGATCGATTGGTTACGTGCGAAATATAAGCACTTTCAAGAACTTGCGATTCCAATCATCATGGCAACAGGGATGGGGCTTGGTGCGACGTTCATCAGTCTCGCGAATGGATTTTCAATGGACCTTGTCTCATTCTTATTCGGTACGGTCTCGGCTGTTGCTCTGACGGATGTCTACACAATCCTAGCTGTGACAATCGTAGTCGTTATCTTCGTCTTCGCCTTTTATAAGGAGTTGTTGTTTCTATCATTTGACGAGGAGCAGGCACGAGTCTCCGGGATCCGTCTCCGATTGGTGCATATTCTCTTCATGATCGTCGTTGCACTTGTCATTGCGATTAGTATGCGGATTGTTGGGATTTTACTTGTTTCGAGCTTAATTACGTTGCCAGTTGCAGCAGCACTTCGAATCGCCAAAAGTTTTAAGACGACAATCTTTTTGGCTATCGTCTTCGGTGAAGTTGCGACCGTACTTGGACTCATTCTGGCCTATCAGTTTGATTTAGCACCAGGTGGAATGATCGTCTTGCTGGCAGTATTTGAACTGATTATCGTCATGCTTTTGGAACGTTTTTGGATAGGAGGGAAAACACATGAAGACGAACATCGAACAAGCGCGTGAGCGAATGAAGGCTTCCGGGTTTAAAATGACACCGAAGCGTCTCGATTTGTTATCGTATCTGTTTGAAGTGAATCGTTATGTCAGTGCTCGGGAAGTGGCGGAAGCGCTCCGGACATCTCATCCTTCATTAAGTTATGATACGATTTATCGAAACTTGAATGATTTTTCGGGGATCGATCTATTAGAAGTAACGGAATTAGATGGAGAAATGAAATACCGAGCAGCCTGTGCTTCAGGACACCATCATCACCACTTGATTTGTCGAATCTGTGGTAAAACGGAGACATTGAATGTTTGTCCAATGGAGTGGATTTCTCCAGTCCAAGAGACTGGTTTTGAAGTTGAAGATCATAAATTTGAAATCTATGGACGCTGTGCGAATTGTCAACGTATGACGTCTTAACTAGAAGAGAATGTCCACTCGGGCGTTCTCTTTTTTCGTTTTGTAAGACTAGTCCTGTTCAAAACGGGAATAGTCGAACAGAGGTGATGAGAAGATGATTTATGATGCGCAGGAAGCCCGACAAATCGATGAGTGGGCGCGGACATCTGGACTGCCACTTGAAGTGTTGATGGAACGAGCGGGAACTCAAATCGCAACACGTATCAAGGACCGTCATACGAAGACAGATCGAATCTTGATTTTAAGTGGAACAGGCAATAACGGTGGGGACGGTTATGTAATCGGTCGCGAACTTTTACGCGACGGTTTTGATGTCACGCTATTCGCACCATTTGGAGAGAGTCGTTCTGATACTTCAACTATCCATGTCCGTTATGCAGAAGCATTCGGACTCGTAACGGAACAGCCATGCGGTCAGTACGACGTTATTTTAGATGCGTTGTATGGAACTGGATTTGATCCAGAGCGCATGAATCAAGTTTTTATAACGCAATGTGAATACGTATCGGAACAAAAACGGCAAGGGGCATACGTTTATGCGGTAGACGTTCCGAGCGGTGTTCCGACCGATCATGCGAAGGAATTCAAGGACATCGCGATTCAGTCCGATGTGACGTTTCAACTGCATGCAGCGAAACGATCTGCTTTTTTATTACGGACCGCTCCCTTTTATGGAAAGTTAGAAACGATTGACATCGGATTACCGACGTTTGGCGAGTGGCATTTATCCACAGCGGATTTGACGGCATTGTTCAAGAGGGAACGGTACGGTCATAAAGGGACGTATGGGACGGCATTATTGATTGGTGGAAGCGATACGATGCCAGGATCGATTCAACTCTCGACAAGGGCAGCCTTACGAACGGGTGTCGGAAAA contains:
- a CDS encoding bifunctional ADP-dependent NAD(P)H-hydrate dehydratase/NAD(P)H-hydrate epimerase gives rise to the protein MIYDAQEARQIDEWARTSGLPLEVLMERAGTQIATRIKDRHTKTDRILILSGTGNNGGDGYVIGRELLRDGFDVTLFAPFGESRSDTSTIHVRYAEAFGLVTEQPCGQYDVILDALYGTGFDPERMNQVFITQCEYVSEQKRQGAYVYAVDVPSGVPTDHAKEFKDIAIQSDVTFQLHAAKRSAFLLRTAPFYGKLETIDIGLPTFGEWHLSTADLTALFKRERYGHKGTYGTALLIGGSDTMPGSIQLSTRAALRTGVGKLQVATTALAKQGIIVQAPEAMVIDQTLPAIEDMLPSVSAVGIGPGLSQESVETWVDHLLESDLPVILDAGALVKNSYPERTAPIIVTPHIGEFARMTNQNVTIIQDDLFGQATDYAVLHQVTVVLKSHVIIIAKPDGGGFVVSGASSGLAKGGSGDTLFGILTSLLAQHPKGNIEEILAQGAQWYAEASKQVERRLHPSSLLATDVIEELGRLGL